A window of the Linepithema humile isolate Giens D197 chromosome 4, Lhum_UNIL_v1.0, whole genome shotgun sequence genome harbors these coding sequences:
- the LOC105673374 gene encoding nibrin-like, whose amino-acid sequence MWCFKGQKDLCVYILPNQKKSFGKSSDIKLEEDATISRLHAVVSVESTGELNIQYKCVINDVSKYGTFVTRDDKKIKLSKNETFLLKAGDIVQFGLKEATFVVQHHSFVTARSSLNEEELNRLKNIIDHIGGQLLETWENSCTHLTVAKSVLFTTKLAYALASAKPIITIAYWEAVNVAIEESKELPEAETFLPIVKEDWLKVSPRLFLPNEKRRTLFKGLSFVHFCIKQYHAYAPLITAAGGKSCVYPTRRPLTPRDLTAKNAIVIQQPVSDSTLLTQDIADDYHIIYCKLQAIKRRLVSDTEIPLAILYCSTEKYCNSKFDFTTFLKSKSRTFSLSDITIIEDTQNTGKIENRQIKRKIIPETLESQNSEPILKKAHSSNESEQENDSNASKNTVKDTQDVYAIEINRKIIPETSDFQNSESISKIACSSNESEQRNISDKSNIASKTQSDRNISKKIHFSEQLQIIPESCSLEKDVTNNSPNRNNQKQAVIISETFDFNDKYITNDCATEKEQENVLQEKESFEKNNLIFAENNQKKNILRGNKVELQQRENILINEENNAIRESNNVFSAKNNQQQKDRLQDDKLKSQQSKIPLTNEQNNLISEKYDLNREKNNTTVEKDKVSTTNSVSIDWENCKSSENSKKPRIISIQETDNIGIYVQRGNKKNMSENSCSKVEKSQDLSKEQDFNFAFNSERNQEDRRATKIQMQEIHVKNEEPRRKGDNWYNKYLNQEFTDEILRKDIPGGKRFTKTSIIIPKRILKMDDFVL is encoded by the exons ATGTGGTGTTTCAAAGGACAGaaag acCTTTGCGTCTACATTTTACCAAATCAGAAGAAATCTTTTGGCAAATCAAGTGATATTAAGCTGGAAGAAGATGCCACAATCAGCAGACTTCATGCGGTAGTTTCTGTGGAATCAACAGGAGAATTAAat atacaaTATAAATGTGTTATTAATGATGTATCTAAATATGGAACATTTGTTACAAGAGAtgacaaaaagataaaactatctaaaaatgaaacatttcttCTGAAAGCTGGTGATATAGTGCAATTTGGCCTGAAAGAAGCAACATTTGT tGTCCAACACCATTCATTTGTGACTGCAAGATCCAGTTTGAACGAAGAGGAACTGAATAGATTAAAGAATATCATAGACCATATTGGGGGACAATTGTTGGAAACTTGGGAGAATTCTTGTACTCACTTGACAGTTGCTAAAAGCGTTCTATTTACCACAAAA TTAGCTTATGCATTAGCTTCAGCTAAACCGATTATCACAATTGCATATTGGGAAGCAGTAAATGTGGCCATTGAGGAATCTAAAGAATTGCCAGAAGCTGAGACTTTTCTACCAATAGTAAAAGAAGACTGGCTGAAAGTTTCTCCAAGATTATTTCTGCCGAATGAAAAGCGCAGAACACTTTTCAAAGGCTTgtcatttgtacatttttgcataaagcagTATCATGCATATGCACCATTGATTACTGCAGCAG gtgGCAAATCATGCGTGTATCCTACAAGGAGACCTTTGACCCCCCGGGATCTCACCGCAAAAAATGCTATCGTTATACAACAACCTGTCAGCGATTCTACTCTGCTCACTCAAGATATTGCTGATGATTATCATATCATAT aTTGTAAACTACAAGCCATCAAACGTAGACTGGTTTCTGACACCGAAATTCCACTCGCCATTTTATATTGCTCCacggaaaaatattgcaattccAAATTCGACTTTACCACATTTCTGAAATCAAAATCTCGAACGTTTTCTCTTTCTGACATCACGATAATCGAGGATACGCAAAATACTGGTAAGATAGAAAATagacaaattaaaagaaaaattattcccGAAACTTTAGAGTCTCAAAATAGTGAGCCTATTTTGAAGAAGGCCCATTCTTCTAATGAAAGTGAACAGGAAAATGACTCTAACGCCAGTAAGAACACAGTAAAAGACACGCAGGATGTTTATGCAATAGAAATCAATCGCAAAATAATTCCTGAAACTAGCGACTTTCAAAACAGTGAGAGCATTTCGAAAATAGCTTGCTCTTCTAATGAAAGTGAGCAGAGAAATATTTCTGACAAAAGCAACATTGCGTCAAAAACCCAAAGTGatagaaatatttcgaaaaagatTCATTTTTCCGaacaattgcaaattatacCCGAAAGCTGTTCTTTAGAAAAAGATGTCACTAATAATTCTCCTAATAGGAATAATCAGAAACAAGCtgtaattatttctgaaaCTTTTGACTTTAATGACAAATACATTACAAATGATTGTGCCACAGAAAAAGAGCAAGAAAATGTCTTACAAGAAAAGgaatcttttgaaaaaaacaatttgatttttgcagaaaataatcaaaagaaaaatatattaagggGAAATAAAGTTGAATTACAACAGCgagaaaatattcttataaacgaagaaaataatgcaattcgTGAaagtaataatgtattttctgCGAAAAATAATCAACAGCAAAAAGATAGATTGCAAGACGATAAACTCAAATCTCAACAATCAAAAATTCCTTTGACAAATGAACagaataatttgatttcaGAAAAGTATGATTTaaatcgtgaaaaaaataatacgactGTTGAAAAAGATAAAGTAAGCACTACTAACAGTGTAAGTATAGATTGGGAAAACTGTAAAAGTTctgaaaattcaaaaaagcCACGAATTATATCGATTCAAGAAACTGATAATATTGGGATCTATGTACAACGaggtaacaaaaaaaatatgtcgGAAAACAGTTGCTCTAAAGTTGAAAAGTCGCAGGATTTATCAAAAGaacaagattttaattttgcttttaattcTGAAAGAAATCAGGAAGATAGAAGAGCAACAAAGATTCAAATGCAAgaaatacatgtaaaaaatgaagaacCTCGAAGAAAG GGAGATAACTGGTACAACAAATACTTGAACCAAGAATTCACGGATGAGATACTGCGGAAAGATATACCAGGCGGCAAAAGATTTACAAag acaTCTATTATAATTCCCAAAAGAATATTGAAGATGGATgactttgttttataa
- the LOC105673299 gene encoding carboxypeptidase B yields MKIEKSGYDVWGRSRTNGTKILVPPYLENAFKDMMNETGISIKVLRRNIKSVVDRSRKARRQNTRRFIGTSKNSFDFDRFLRYEEIINFIHNLVRHSKYAEIINIGNSFEGRPIIGLKIEGSKNIPKIFIDAGIHAREWAAPITALYLMKMMVDHEDTLHEKISIYVIPVVNPDGYEYSHTVDRFWRKTRSRIDGTECVGTDANRNFNSHWAEFGASPDPCSDIFPGLEAFSEPETQAIRDTILAIEPDLYLTFHSYGPMLLYPWGFTKSLPSNWQELDKLAKIAAHKLKQLNGQDYTIGSSANVLYLASGASDDWAMQVAKVPLVYTMELPDYGEGFITPIEKIKPMVRETYKAFKVFVKYVCALRHINCS; encoded by the exons ATGAAGATCGAAAAGTCGGGGTATGATGTATGGGGTCGGTCGCGAACAAATGGCACGAAGATTTTGGTACCGCCATATCTTGAAAATGCATTCAAGGACATGATGAATGAGACAGGAATTtctataaaa GTGCTTCGTAGGAATATAAAAAGCGTCGTAGATCGGTCAAGAAAGGCTCGACGCCAAAATACGCGTCGATTTATCGGCACCTCGAAAAATAGCTTCGATTTTGACCGATTTCTGCGAtatgaagaaattattaatttcatacataATTTAGTGAGACACAGTAAATACGCGGAGATTATTAATATAGGAAATAGTTTCGAAGGAAGACCAATTATCGGCTTGAAAATAGAAGGATCTAAGAATATTCCg aaaatatttattgacgCTGGTATTCACGCTCGCGAATGGGCGGCTCCGATTACAGCCTTATACTTGATGAAGATGATGGTTGATCACGAGGATACGTTGCAtgagaaaatttcaatttatgttATCCCTGTAGTGAACCCAGACGGATATGAGTACTCCCACACTGTAGATCGTTTCTGGCGAAAGACTAGATCGAGAATTGATGGCACCGAATGTGTCGGGACTGACGCAAATCGCAATTTTAATTCACACTGGGCCG AGTTTGGAGCCAGTCCAGATCCCTGCTCGGACATATTTCCAGGACTTGAAGCTTTTTCAGAACCGGAAACGCAAGCGATACGCGATACTATTTTAGCGATCGAACCAGATTTATATCTTACCTTTCACAGTTACGGCCCG ATGCTGCTGTATCCTTGGGGTTTCACAAAGTCTTTGCCGAGTAATTGGCAGGAATTG gaCAAATTAGCGAAGATTGCAGCGCACAAATTGAAACAGCTGAATGGACAGGATTATACTATTGGCAGCTCTGCAAATGTCCTCT atTTAGCGTCTGGAGCAAGCGACGATTGGGCGATGCAAGTGGCAAAGGTGCCACTAGTTTATACCATGGAATTACCAGATTATGGCGAAGGATTTATAACaccaatagaaaaaataaagccCATGGTTAGGGAAACTTACAAGGCTTTTAAAGTATTTGTGAAATATGTCTGCGCTCTTCGCCATATTAAttgttcataa
- the Ercc1 gene encoding DNA excision repair protein ERCC-1 isoform X1 — MSNTRETAEDSDDVSPPKQARDTSFQSAFSNLKKSKFFNEQLPTPRPESSTATTSSRTNAVLVSQKQKGNPLLKFITNVPWEYSDIVPDYVMGNTTCALFLSIRYHQLNPDYIHERLKLLSNAYNLRVLLVQIDVADPHHALKHLTRISILADMTIMLAWSAEDAGKIIETYKRYETKPPDDIMERSDTAPHQKLVSALTTVRSVNKTDASTLLTTFGTLADIVKAQSNTLAFCPGFGLHKAQKLHKVLHEPFLRTSKPTK; from the exons atgaGTAATACTCGAGAGACTGCAGAAGATTCAGATGATGTGTCTCCACCAAAACAAGCTAGAGATACATCTTTTCAGT CTGCTTTCAGTAATTTGAAGAAATCTAAGTTTTTCAATGAACAATTACCAACTCCCAGACCAGAAAGTTCTACGGCAACAACTTCCAGCAGAACCAATGCTGTTCTTGTCAGTCAAAAACAA AAAGGAAATCCAttgctaaaatttataacaaatgtgCCATGGGAGTATTCCGACATTGTGCCAGACTATGTGATGGGAAACACTACATGTGCTCTTTTCTTATCAATCCGTTATCACCAATTGAATCCAGATTATATACATGAGAGACTCAAATTGCTGAGCAATGCTTACAATTTGCGAGTGCTTTTGGTGCAG ATAGATGTCGCCGATCCTCACCAtgctttaaaacatttaacaaGGATCTCCATTCTAGCGGACATGACAATAATGTTAGCATGGAGTGCAGAGGATGCaggaaaaattattgaaacttATAAAAGATATGAAACCAAACCTCCTGATGATATCATGGAACGCAGCGATACTGCGCCTCatcaaaaa TTGGTCAGTGCTTTAACGACAGTGAGATCTGTGAACAAAACCGATGCATCAACTTTGTTAACAACTTTTGGCACATTGGCTGACATTGTAAAAGCCCAATCCAACACTCTGGCTTTTTGTCCCGGATTCGGCCTGCACAAAGCTCAAAAGCTTCACAAAGTCTTGCATGAACCTTTCTTACGCACATCAAAaccgacaaaataa
- the Ercc1 gene encoding DNA excision repair protein ERCC-1 isoform X2, with the protein MMCLHQNKLEIHLFSKGNPLLKFITNVPWEYSDIVPDYVMGNTTCALFLSIRYHQLNPDYIHERLKLLSNAYNLRVLLVQIDVADPHHALKHLTRISILADMTIMLAWSAEDAGKIIETYKRYETKPPDDIMERSDTAPHQKLVSALTTVRSVNKTDASTLLTTFGTLADIVKAQSNTLAFCPGFGLHKAQKLHKVLHEPFLRTSKPTK; encoded by the exons ATGATGTGTCTCCACCAAAACAAGCTAGAGATACATCTTTTCAGT AAAGGAAATCCAttgctaaaatttataacaaatgtgCCATGGGAGTATTCCGACATTGTGCCAGACTATGTGATGGGAAACACTACATGTGCTCTTTTCTTATCAATCCGTTATCACCAATTGAATCCAGATTATATACATGAGAGACTCAAATTGCTGAGCAATGCTTACAATTTGCGAGTGCTTTTGGTGCAG ATAGATGTCGCCGATCCTCACCAtgctttaaaacatttaacaaGGATCTCCATTCTAGCGGACATGACAATAATGTTAGCATGGAGTGCAGAGGATGCaggaaaaattattgaaacttATAAAAGATATGAAACCAAACCTCCTGATGATATCATGGAACGCAGCGATACTGCGCCTCatcaaaaa TTGGTCAGTGCTTTAACGACAGTGAGATCTGTGAACAAAACCGATGCATCAACTTTGTTAACAACTTTTGGCACATTGGCTGACATTGTAAAAGCCCAATCCAACACTCTGGCTTTTTGTCCCGGATTCGGCCTGCACAAAGCTCAAAAGCTTCACAAAGTCTTGCATGAACCTTTCTTACGCACATCAAAaccgacaaaataa
- the LOC105673376 gene encoding uncharacterized protein isoform X4 has protein sequence MIMTRYHWRLLVSLLLTFRCIPESQQLIIKSINVPSAVKIGDADHVILDCDYALENTSSQGLVVKWFFNEDQLVYQWIHGRYPLTEEPAAKYVDLEYKASNDPLTQYRAMKLDKPGIDLTGDYMCVISTFEDERAANASMVIYSTEEKFDFQYQKKSIVGDKDGLEVMCKAEGLYPQPTLDISVNDLPEGQTSKFNATVTLREDGLYDILSRVDLLDEELPEVAELKCTLDIPKANYSISQKTIYYSGKATTVSSATAIPQHKMDIQALDSSYPGNGGGSFVDRASINLVLLPIYLAILILFH, from the exons ATGATTATGACGAGATATCATTGGAGGCTATTAGTGTCATTGCTGCTGACATTCAGATGCATTCCAG AATCCCAGCAACTCATCATCAAGAGCATCAACGTTCCTTCCGCCGTGAAGATCGGCGACGCCGATCACGTGATCCTCGACTGCGACTATGCCTTGGAGAACACCTCGAGCCAAGGACTGGTGGTCAAGTGGTTCTTCAACGAGGACCAATTGGTCTATCAATGGATCCACGGCAGGTATCCCTTGACTGAAGAACCAGCCGCGAAATACGTCGATCTGGAGTACAAGGCCAGCAATGATCCCCTCACACAGTATCGAGCCATGAAGCTGGATAAGCCGGGTATCGATCTAACGGGTGATTACATGTGCGTGATATCGACGTTTGAGGATGAGCGAGCGGCGAACGCTTCCATGGTGATCTATT CAACAGAAGAAAAGTTCGACTTCCAGTACCAAAAAAAGAGTATAGTAGGTGATAAGGACGGGCTGGAAGTGATGTGCAAAGCCGAAGGTCTTTATCCTCAGCCAACTCTCGATATCTCGGTCAA tgaTCTTCCGGAAGGGCAAACTTCAAAGTTTAATGCCACAGTGACACTTCGCGAAGATGGATTGTATGATATCTTATCTCGAGTAGACTTGCTAGACGAGGAACTACCGGAAGTTGCAGAACTCAAGTGCACCCTCGACATCCCGAAAGCAAACTACAGCATATCACAAAAAACCATCTACTATTCCG GAAAGGCTACTACTGTTTCATCCGCTACAGCGATACCGCAGCATAAAATGGATATCCAGGCCCTAGACAGCTCATATCCCGGTAATGGTGGTG gTAGCTTCGTCGACCGCGCATCGATTAATCTTGTCCTGTTACCAATATACCTGGCTATTCTCATTctgtttcattaa
- the LOC105673376 gene encoding uncharacterized protein isoform X2 has product MDDYDEISLEAISVIAADIQMHSRRTEIYEDLLLILSLNTLCKYPPSFFRIHPVHRGKPVHVHYFCPESQQLIIKSINVPSAVKIGDADHVILDCDYALENTSSQGLVVKWFFNEDQLVYQWIHGRYPLTEEPAAKYVDLEYKASNDPLTQYRAMKLDKPGIDLTGDYMCVISTFEDERAANASMVIYSTEEKFDFQYQKKSIVGDKDGLEVMCKAEGLYPQPTLDISVNDLPEGQTSKFNATVTLREDGLYDILSRVDLLDEELPEVAELKCTLDIPKANYSISQKTIYYSGKATTVSSATAIPQHKMDIQALDSSYPGNGGGKIESIEDS; this is encoded by the exons ATGGATGATTATGACGAGATATCATTGGAGGCTATTAGTGTCATTGCTGCTGACATTCAGATGCATTCCAG gAGAACTGAAATTTATGAAGACTTGTTGCTTATTTTGTCGCTGAACACACTTTGCAAGTATCCTCCAAGTTTCTTCCGGATTCACCCTGTACATCGCGGAAAGCCTGTTCACGTGCACTATTTCTGTCCAG AATCCCAGCAACTCATCATCAAGAGCATCAACGTTCCTTCCGCCGTGAAGATCGGCGACGCCGATCACGTGATCCTCGACTGCGACTATGCCTTGGAGAACACCTCGAGCCAAGGACTGGTGGTCAAGTGGTTCTTCAACGAGGACCAATTGGTCTATCAATGGATCCACGGCAGGTATCCCTTGACTGAAGAACCAGCCGCGAAATACGTCGATCTGGAGTACAAGGCCAGCAATGATCCCCTCACACAGTATCGAGCCATGAAGCTGGATAAGCCGGGTATCGATCTAACGGGTGATTACATGTGCGTGATATCGACGTTTGAGGATGAGCGAGCGGCGAACGCTTCCATGGTGATCTATT CAACAGAAGAAAAGTTCGACTTCCAGTACCAAAAAAAGAGTATAGTAGGTGATAAGGACGGGCTGGAAGTGATGTGCAAAGCCGAAGGTCTTTATCCTCAGCCAACTCTCGATATCTCGGTCAA tgaTCTTCCGGAAGGGCAAACTTCAAAGTTTAATGCCACAGTGACACTTCGCGAAGATGGATTGTATGATATCTTATCTCGAGTAGACTTGCTAGACGAGGAACTACCGGAAGTTGCAGAACTCAAGTGCACCCTCGACATCCCGAAAGCAAACTACAGCATATCACAAAAAACCATCTACTATTCCG GAAAGGCTACTACTGTTTCATCCGCTACAGCGATACCGCAGCATAAAATGGATATCCAGGCCCTAGACAGCTCATATCCCGGTAATGGTGGTGGTAAGATCGAATCAATCGAGGATTCTTAG
- the LOC105673376 gene encoding uncharacterized protein isoform X1, which produces MDDYDEISLEAISVIAADIQMHSRRTEIYEDLLLILSLNTLCKYPPSFFRIHPVHRGKPVHVHYFCPESQQLIIKSINVPSAVKIGDADHVILDCDYALENTSSQGLVVKWFFNEDQLVYQWIHGRYPLTEEPAAKYVDLEYKASNDPLTQYRAMKLDKPGIDLTGDYMCVISTFEDERAANASMVIYSTEEKFDFQYQKKSIVGDKDGLEVMCKAEGLYPQPTLDISVNDLPEGQTSKFNATVTLREDGLYDILSRVDLLDEELPEVAELKCTLDIPKANYSISQKTIYYSGKATTVSSATAIPQHKMDIQALDSSYPGNGGGSFVDRASINLVLLPIYLAILILFH; this is translated from the exons ATGGATGATTATGACGAGATATCATTGGAGGCTATTAGTGTCATTGCTGCTGACATTCAGATGCATTCCAG gAGAACTGAAATTTATGAAGACTTGTTGCTTATTTTGTCGCTGAACACACTTTGCAAGTATCCTCCAAGTTTCTTCCGGATTCACCCTGTACATCGCGGAAAGCCTGTTCACGTGCACTATTTCTGTCCAG AATCCCAGCAACTCATCATCAAGAGCATCAACGTTCCTTCCGCCGTGAAGATCGGCGACGCCGATCACGTGATCCTCGACTGCGACTATGCCTTGGAGAACACCTCGAGCCAAGGACTGGTGGTCAAGTGGTTCTTCAACGAGGACCAATTGGTCTATCAATGGATCCACGGCAGGTATCCCTTGACTGAAGAACCAGCCGCGAAATACGTCGATCTGGAGTACAAGGCCAGCAATGATCCCCTCACACAGTATCGAGCCATGAAGCTGGATAAGCCGGGTATCGATCTAACGGGTGATTACATGTGCGTGATATCGACGTTTGAGGATGAGCGAGCGGCGAACGCTTCCATGGTGATCTATT CAACAGAAGAAAAGTTCGACTTCCAGTACCAAAAAAAGAGTATAGTAGGTGATAAGGACGGGCTGGAAGTGATGTGCAAAGCCGAAGGTCTTTATCCTCAGCCAACTCTCGATATCTCGGTCAA tgaTCTTCCGGAAGGGCAAACTTCAAAGTTTAATGCCACAGTGACACTTCGCGAAGATGGATTGTATGATATCTTATCTCGAGTAGACTTGCTAGACGAGGAACTACCGGAAGTTGCAGAACTCAAGTGCACCCTCGACATCCCGAAAGCAAACTACAGCATATCACAAAAAACCATCTACTATTCCG GAAAGGCTACTACTGTTTCATCCGCTACAGCGATACCGCAGCATAAAATGGATATCCAGGCCCTAGACAGCTCATATCCCGGTAATGGTGGTG gTAGCTTCGTCGACCGCGCATCGATTAATCTTGTCCTGTTACCAATATACCTGGCTATTCTCATTctgtttcattaa
- the LOC105673376 gene encoding uncharacterized protein isoform X3, producing the protein MDDYDEISLEAISVIAADIQMHSRRTEIYEDLLLILSLNTLCKYPPSFFRIHPVHRGKPVHVHYFCPESQQLIIKSINVPSAVKIGDADHVILDCDYALENTSSQGLVVKWFFNEDQLVYQWIHGRYPLTEEPAAKYVDLEYKASNDPLTQYRAMKLDKPGIDLTGDYMCVISTFEDERAANASMVIYSTEEKFDFQYQKKSIVGDKDGLEVMCKAEGLYPQPTLDISVNDLPEGQTSKFNATVTLREDGLYDILSRVDLLDEELPEVAELKCTLDIPKANYSISQKTIYYSGSFVDRASINLVLLPIYLAILILFH; encoded by the exons ATGGATGATTATGACGAGATATCATTGGAGGCTATTAGTGTCATTGCTGCTGACATTCAGATGCATTCCAG gAGAACTGAAATTTATGAAGACTTGTTGCTTATTTTGTCGCTGAACACACTTTGCAAGTATCCTCCAAGTTTCTTCCGGATTCACCCTGTACATCGCGGAAAGCCTGTTCACGTGCACTATTTCTGTCCAG AATCCCAGCAACTCATCATCAAGAGCATCAACGTTCCTTCCGCCGTGAAGATCGGCGACGCCGATCACGTGATCCTCGACTGCGACTATGCCTTGGAGAACACCTCGAGCCAAGGACTGGTGGTCAAGTGGTTCTTCAACGAGGACCAATTGGTCTATCAATGGATCCACGGCAGGTATCCCTTGACTGAAGAACCAGCCGCGAAATACGTCGATCTGGAGTACAAGGCCAGCAATGATCCCCTCACACAGTATCGAGCCATGAAGCTGGATAAGCCGGGTATCGATCTAACGGGTGATTACATGTGCGTGATATCGACGTTTGAGGATGAGCGAGCGGCGAACGCTTCCATGGTGATCTATT CAACAGAAGAAAAGTTCGACTTCCAGTACCAAAAAAAGAGTATAGTAGGTGATAAGGACGGGCTGGAAGTGATGTGCAAAGCCGAAGGTCTTTATCCTCAGCCAACTCTCGATATCTCGGTCAA tgaTCTTCCGGAAGGGCAAACTTCAAAGTTTAATGCCACAGTGACACTTCGCGAAGATGGATTGTATGATATCTTATCTCGAGTAGACTTGCTAGACGAGGAACTACCGGAAGTTGCAGAACTCAAGTGCACCCTCGACATCCCGAAAGCAAACTACAGCATATCACAAAAAACCATCTACTATTCCG gTAGCTTCGTCGACCGCGCATCGATTAATCTTGTCCTGTTACCAATATACCTGGCTATTCTCATTctgtttcattaa
- the LOC105673375 gene encoding STAM-binding protein has protein sequence MDKAKQTWEEMGILDPKERLKNLFERASKVEVDPNTPPRRYYRSGVEMVRFANMNIQEGNYENAYTLYVKFITLFVDKIRNHPQYNSVSAKDKEMNKQDLRTIIPKAEELKKQLLNQYQAELDKYLKDLKDREKIERERLRQEELQRQKEEEERRNKMDALAAVRAAKAAISANVVVPEEVKSKQLPSIIPKTVISPSNDDKTSKPSKDMKTPVVDRSTKPSLLTSDGLSLRDVILPSKLMHDFLKLAFSNTMSNKETCGILAGKLERNKLLVTHLLIPEQTGTPDSCTTHNEEDIFDYQDQHNLITLGWIHTHPTQTAFLSSVDLHTHCAYQLMMAEAIAIVCAPKYDETGFFILTPDYGLDYVTNCRKTGFHPHPTEPPLYTKAKHCKLDVTTVINVVDLRRK, from the exons ATGGACAAGGCAAAGCAAACTTGGGAAGAAATGGGTATCTTAGACCCCAAGGAACGACTTAAAAACCTCTTCGAACGAGCTTCTAAGGTGGAGGTCGATCCAAATACTCCGCCTAGAAG atattaccGTAGTGGAGTGGAAATGGTCAGATTTGCAAATATGAACATACAGGAAGGCAACTATGAAAACGCATACACATTATATGTAAAGTTTATAAC ACTTTTTGTGGATAAGATAAGAAATCATCCACAATATAATAGTGTATCAGCTAAGGACAAGGAGATGAATAAGCAAGATTTACGAACTATCATTCCTAAAGCAGAAGaactaaaaaaacaattacttaatcagtatCAAGCAGAGCTAGACAAGtatttgaaagatttaaaggatagagaaaaaattgaaagagaaCGTTTAAGACAAGAAGAACTTCAAag GCaaaaagaggaggaagaaagaagaaataaaatggatGCTTTGGCTGCTGTTAGAGCAGCAAAGGCTGCTATTAGTGCAAATGTGGTAGTACCGGAGGAGGTAAAGAGTAAGCAGTTGCCCTCCATCATACCTAAGACTGTGATAAGTCCTTCAAACGATGACAAAACGTCTAAGCCCTCCAAAGACAT gaaAACGCCAGTAGTGGACCGTTCGACGAAACCCTCTTTATTGACGAGCGACGGATTATCGTTGCGTGATGTCATTCTACCAAGTAAATTAATGCACGACTTCCTGAAGCTCGCCTTCAGCAATACGATGAGTAATAAAGAGACGTGTGGCATTTTGGCTGGTAAATTGGAACGAAACAAATTGCTAGTGACGCATCTATTAATTCCGGAACAAACTGGCACTCCGGACTCTTGCACTACACATAATGAAGAAGATATCTTTGATTATCAAGATCAGCACAATCTTATCACCCTCGGCTGGATTCAC ACGCATCCTACACAGACTGCATTCTTATCGAGCGTGGATCTCCACACGCACTGCGCTTATCAACTTATGATGGCTGAAGCGATAGCAATAGTTTGCGCACCCAAGTATGACGA AACGGGATTCTTTATTCTAACGCCAGATTATGGCTTAGATTATGTTACAAACTGTAGAAAAACCGGATTTCATCCACATCCCACCGAACCACCGTTATATaca AAAGCAAAACACTGCAAACTGGATGTAACGACCGTCATTAACGTTGTGGACTTGCGAAGAAAATGA